One genomic region from Ornithinimicrobium flavum encodes:
- a CDS encoding rhodanese-like domain-containing protein produces MTGTAPTVLSIQTTSLGDRSYLVHDGSVAFVVDPQRDTDRVTELARRAGVRITHVLETHLHNDYVTGGYALAQETGAEYVVNADDDVSFDRVGVRDGDRVEVSDTLRVRVIHTPGHTFTHLSYALEGEHPYVFTGGSLLFGSTGRPDLLGQDHAETLARHQHASAHRLTEELPDRTRIMPTHGFGSFCSATQTQGDASTIGQEKQQNPALLKDVDAYVEEILDGLDLYPAYYAHMMPLNADGPAPADLGLPGRADKEVLRTRLAAGEWLVDLRTRTAFAQGFVRGTYNIGLDGQFSTWLGWMIPWGTPVTLLGETEEQVAEAQRELARIGIDEVAAQATGGPQDWTDDPLSTLERATFADLAQVRHHRRVEVLDVRNPKEYASGHVDGALNIPLGQLPGRLGEVPSGEVWVHCASGYRSSIAASVLAREERRVVAVDDSFDEHARTSGLPIVEP; encoded by the coding sequence ATGACCGGCACCGCCCCCACCGTCCTGTCCATCCAGACCACGTCCCTGGGCGACCGGAGCTACCTCGTCCACGACGGGAGCGTGGCCTTCGTGGTGGACCCTCAGCGCGACACCGACCGGGTCACCGAGCTGGCTCGTCGGGCGGGGGTGCGGATCACCCACGTGCTCGAGACGCACCTGCACAACGACTACGTCACCGGTGGGTACGCCCTGGCGCAGGAGACGGGGGCGGAGTACGTCGTCAACGCCGACGACGACGTCAGCTTCGACCGGGTGGGGGTGCGCGACGGCGACCGGGTCGAGGTGTCCGACACCCTTCGGGTGCGGGTGATCCACACCCCGGGCCACACCTTCACCCACCTGTCCTACGCCCTCGAGGGGGAGCACCCCTACGTCTTCACCGGCGGGTCGCTGCTGTTCGGCTCCACCGGCCGGCCCGACCTGCTGGGCCAGGACCACGCGGAGACCCTGGCACGCCACCAGCACGCCTCCGCCCACCGGCTCACCGAGGAGCTGCCCGACCGGACCCGCATCATGCCCACCCACGGTTTCGGCTCCTTCTGCTCGGCGACCCAGACCCAGGGCGACGCCTCGACCATCGGGCAGGAGAAGCAGCAGAACCCCGCCCTGCTCAAGGACGTCGACGCCTACGTCGAGGAGATCCTCGACGGGCTGGACCTCTACCCGGCCTACTACGCCCACATGATGCCGCTCAACGCCGACGGTCCCGCACCGGCCGACCTCGGGCTGCCTGGGAGGGCGGACAAGGAGGTCCTGCGCACGCGCCTGGCCGCGGGGGAGTGGCTGGTCGACCTGCGCACCCGGACGGCCTTCGCCCAGGGGTTCGTCCGCGGCACCTACAACATCGGACTGGACGGACAGTTCTCGACCTGGCTCGGCTGGATGATCCCGTGGGGCACGCCGGTCACCCTGCTCGGCGAGACCGAGGAGCAGGTGGCCGAGGCCCAGCGGGAGCTCGCGCGGATCGGCATCGACGAGGTCGCCGCCCAGGCCACCGGTGGCCCGCAGGACTGGACCGACGACCCGTTGTCCACCCTGGAGCGCGCCACCTTCGCCGACCTGGCCCAGGTGCGGCACCATCGCCGGGTCGAGGTGCTCGACGTGCGCAACCCGAAGGAGTACGCCTCCGGTCACGTCGACGGGGCGCTCAACATCCCCCTGGGCCAGCTGCCTGGCCGGCTCGGGGAGGTCCCGTCGGGTGAGGTGTGGGTGCACTGCGCCAGCGGCTACCGCTCCTCGATCGCCGCCTCGGTGCTGGCCCGCGAGGAGCGGCGGGTCGTGGCCGTGGACGACTCGTTCGACGAGCACGCCCGCACCTCGGGCCTGCCCATCGTCGAGCCCTGA
- a CDS encoding metal-sensitive transcriptional regulator: protein MELAPDAVKPAITRLRRAHGQLAAVIRMLEEGRDCKDVVTQLAAVSKALDRAGYTIIASGLRECMTREDGDVDVAKMEKLFLSLA, encoded by the coding sequence GTGGAACTCGCACCCGACGCCGTCAAGCCCGCCATCACCCGTCTGCGCAGGGCGCACGGCCAGCTGGCCGCGGTGATCAGGATGCTCGAGGAGGGGCGGGACTGCAAGGACGTGGTCACCCAGCTCGCCGCCGTCTCCAAGGCCCTGGACCGCGCCGGCTACACCATCATCGCCTCCGGCTTGCGGGAGTGCATGACGCGCGAGGACGGCGACGTCGACGTGGCCAAGATGGAGAAACTCTTCCTCTCCCTCGCCTGA
- a CDS encoding L-threonylcarbamoyladenylate synthase: MARFLDIHPVDPQPRLVQQVVDVLDGGGLAAFPTDACYTLGARLGDPDAKERIREIRHVDERHHFTLMCADFSQLGQLVQLDNAVFRAVKAATPGRYTFILPATREVPRRLMHPKKKTVGVRIPDHPFCQALLAAMGEPLLTSSLLLPGDEEPLAFGWEVKERLDHVVDVVVDGDQTGCEPTTVVDLSSGYAEVVRVGSGDPSPFG, from the coding sequence GTGGCCCGATTCCTCGACATCCACCCGGTCGACCCGCAGCCCCGGCTGGTCCAGCAGGTCGTGGACGTGCTGGACGGGGGTGGGCTGGCGGCCTTCCCGACCGACGCCTGCTACACCCTCGGTGCCCGTCTGGGTGACCCGGACGCCAAGGAGCGCATCCGCGAGATCCGGCACGTCGACGAGCGGCACCACTTCACCCTCATGTGCGCGGACTTCTCCCAGCTCGGGCAGCTGGTGCAGCTCGACAACGCGGTCTTCCGGGCGGTGAAGGCGGCCACGCCCGGTCGCTACACCTTCATCCTGCCCGCCACGCGGGAGGTGCCGCGCCGGCTGATGCACCCCAAGAAGAAGACCGTGGGCGTGCGCATCCCCGACCACCCGTTCTGCCAGGCCCTGCTCGCCGCCATGGGAGAGCCGCTGCTGACCAGCTCGCTGCTGCTCCCCGGCGACGAGGAGCCCCTCGCCTTCGGGTGGGAGGTCAAGGAACGGCTGGACCACGTGGTCGACGTGGTCGTGGACGGCGACCAGACCGGGTGCGAGCCGACCACCGTCGTCGACCTCTCCAGCGGGTATGCCGAGGTGGTGCGGGTGGGCTCGGGGGACCCCTCGCCGTTCGGCTGA
- a CDS encoding alpha/beta fold hydrolase, which produces MSDLSGTLVGDDGPVVVFCHGLFGRGRNFSSIAKALRPDFRSLLLDMPDHGGSVWTDRFDYATAAGLVADHLRAGVAADGPVHVVGHSMGGKIAMELALTHPDLVDRLVVVDISPTGSGEVSEFEHLLTSLRRIDLEGLASLGEADRQLARDVPQPSLRGFLLQNLRRDRTTRAFGWQPNLELLLRDLGTVTDDIPSAAGEETVPFEGPVLWVAGADSPYVTAEQSPTMRRLFPRTVLLTVKGAGHWVHSQQPETFTAAVRHFLHQ; this is translated from the coding sequence GTGAGCGACCTCTCCGGGACCCTCGTCGGGGACGACGGCCCGGTCGTGGTGTTCTGCCACGGCCTCTTCGGGCGAGGCCGTAACTTCTCCTCGATCGCCAAGGCGCTGCGGCCCGACTTCCGCTCGCTGCTGCTGGACATGCCCGACCACGGCGGGTCGGTCTGGACCGACCGCTTCGACTACGCCACCGCGGCGGGTCTCGTGGCCGACCACCTGCGCGCGGGGGTGGCCGCCGACGGTCCGGTCCACGTGGTGGGCCACTCCATGGGCGGCAAGATCGCGATGGAGCTCGCCCTCACCCACCCCGACCTCGTCGACCGACTCGTGGTCGTCGACATCAGCCCGACGGGGTCCGGCGAGGTGAGCGAGTTCGAGCACCTGCTGACCTCTCTGCGCCGGATCGACCTGGAGGGCCTGGCCAGCCTCGGCGAGGCCGACCGGCAGCTGGCCCGGGACGTGCCCCAGCCCTCGCTGCGGGGTTTCCTGCTGCAGAACCTGCGCCGGGACCGCACGACCCGGGCCTTCGGCTGGCAGCCCAACCTGGAGCTGCTCCTGCGCGACCTCGGCACCGTCACCGACGACATACCCTCCGCGGCTGGGGAGGAGACGGTGCCCTTCGAGGGTCCGGTGCTCTGGGTCGCCGGCGCCGACTCGCCCTACGTCACCGCGGAGCAGTCGCCGACCATGCGCAGGCTCTTCCCGAGGACGGTGCTGCTGACGGTCAAGGGCGCCGGGCACTGGGTGCACTCCCAGCAGCCCGAGACCTTCACGGCGGCCGTCCGGCACTTCCTGCACCAGTGA
- a CDS encoding GNAT family N-acetyltransferase yields MTDYRWARLTPEDTPAWSDLCNHLAVVDGTEEFLSAEDLAEELAAPHHDPAIDTWAVWDGGQMVGFGAAFVPVTPDHEGKGRGYLGGGVHQDHRGRGLGTELLDRLEDRALALLGERHPGRSAYLSAGGGLEGSSARELLTDRGFSLDRYWNLLSRPVGDEPAVPDLDGIELISPGPEHEEAVLLAHNLAFQDHYGSGPTTPEGWHDHWTSRSARPEVSTIAVARGGEVDGWREGEVLAYIMVGQWVDRQAYVNLVGTVPHARGRGVAAAALSRTLGLAARSGRYDLIELDVDSDSPTGATRLYEKVGFTLKHQTASMRRTVPGG; encoded by the coding sequence ATGACCGACTACCGCTGGGCCCGGCTGACCCCCGAGGACACCCCCGCCTGGAGCGACCTGTGCAACCACCTGGCCGTCGTGGACGGCACGGAGGAGTTCCTGTCGGCGGAGGACCTCGCGGAGGAGCTGGCCGCTCCGCACCACGACCCGGCGATCGACACCTGGGCGGTCTGGGACGGCGGGCAGATGGTCGGTTTCGGTGCCGCGTTCGTGCCCGTCACCCCCGACCACGAGGGGAAGGGGCGCGGCTACCTCGGGGGAGGGGTGCACCAGGACCACCGGGGCCGGGGGCTGGGCACGGAGCTGCTCGACCGCCTGGAGGACCGTGCCCTGGCCCTGCTCGGCGAGCGTCACCCGGGTCGGTCCGCCTACCTCTCGGCCGGGGGCGGGCTGGAGGGGTCCTCCGCCCGGGAGCTGCTGACCGACCGGGGGTTCTCCCTGGACCGGTACTGGAACCTGCTCAGCCGGCCGGTGGGGGACGAGCCCGCGGTCCCCGACCTCGACGGGATCGAGCTGATCAGCCCTGGGCCCGAGCACGAGGAGGCGGTGCTGCTGGCGCACAACCTCGCCTTCCAGGACCACTACGGCTCCGGACCCACGACGCCCGAGGGCTGGCACGACCACTGGACCTCCCGCAGCGCCCGCCCCGAGGTGTCGACGATCGCCGTCGCGCGCGGTGGTGAGGTGGACGGCTGGCGCGAGGGTGAGGTGCTGGCCTACATCATGGTCGGCCAGTGGGTGGACCGGCAGGCCTACGTCAACCTCGTCGGCACCGTTCCGCACGCCCGGGGCCGGGGCGTCGCGGCTGCGGCGCTCTCGCGGACCCTGGGCCTGGCGGCCCGCTCGGGCCGCTACGACCTCATCGAGCTCGACGTCGACAGCGACAGCCCGACCGGGGCCACCCGCCTCTACGAGAAGGTGGGCTTCACTCTCAAGCACCAGACCGCCTCCATGCGGCGGACGGTCCCGGGCGGGTGA
- a CDS encoding APC family permease, with the protein MRAAGGGRRGGLAPRGWRGPASRPGADGRRRHRPGVLQAAGLLFFAFAGYARIATLGEEVRDPRRTIPRAVVLALGTVLVLYLVVGVVVLGVLGPAATAASDAPVAQAATAVWGAGWAWVVRVAAGLAALGALLNLVLGISRTGVAMARDGHLPRRLASLAGPSSVPRTAEITVGVVVLVVVLVGDLRSAIGFSSFGVLLYYAVANAAALTLRGDWGGAPVVPVLGLAGCLALAASLPAGAVLSGLGVVGAGLAVHLLRSRTGPGSRSGKSSRGEPPR; encoded by the coding sequence GTGCGCGCTGCTGGGGGTGGCCGTCGCGGCGGTCTGGCCCCGCGCGGGTGGCGCGGTCCTGCGTCCCGACCAGGTGCTGACGGCCGGAGGCGGCACCGCCCTGGGGTCCTGCAGGCCGCCGGGCTGCTCTTCTTCGCCTTCGCGGGGTACGCGCGGATCGCGACCCTGGGGGAGGAGGTGCGGGACCCGCGACGGACCATCCCCCGGGCGGTCGTCCTCGCGCTGGGCACGGTGCTGGTCCTCTACCTCGTGGTGGGGGTGGTCGTCCTCGGGGTGCTCGGCCCCGCGGCCACCGCCGCCTCGGACGCCCCGGTCGCACAGGCCGCCACCGCGGTTTGGGGCGCGGGCTGGGCCTGGGTGGTGAGGGTGGCGGCGGGGCTGGCCGCGCTCGGCGCCCTGCTCAACCTGGTCCTGGGCATCTCCCGCACCGGGGTGGCGATGGCCCGGGACGGTCATCTGCCCCGTCGGCTGGCCAGCCTCGCGGGCCCGTCCTCGGTGCCCCGCACGGCCGAGATCACCGTCGGGGTCGTCGTCCTGGTGGTGGTGCTCGTGGGGGACCTGCGGTCGGCGATCGGCTTCTCCAGCTTCGGGGTCCTCCTCTACTACGCGGTGGCCAACGCGGCCGCCCTGACGCTGCGGGGGGACTGGGGCGGGGCGCCCGTCGTCCCCGTCCTGGGGCTGGCGGGCTGTCTGGCCCTGGCCGCCAGCCTCCCCGCGGGTGCGGTGCTGAGCGGTCTCGGCGTGGTCGGCGCCGGTCTGGCGGTCCACCTCCTGCGTTCCCGGACCGGGCCCGGCAGCCGGTCGGGGAAATCGAGTCGTGGCGAGCCGCCCCGGTGA
- a CDS encoding OsmC family protein, whose amino-acid sequence MADDALRSVTLTRTGPSTFVARNARGGELVLGSPTDGSNHFSPVELLLAAVAGCSGIDVDMLTSRLAEPESFEVSAAATKVRDEQGNHLGPVTVTVSVTFPPGEEGDAARTRLPEAVDLSRDRLCTVSRTVLLPTPVSFTTG is encoded by the coding sequence ATGGCTGACGACGCGCTGCGCAGCGTGACCCTGACCCGCACCGGCCCCTCGACCTTCGTCGCCCGCAACGCGCGGGGTGGCGAGCTCGTCCTGGGGTCACCCACCGACGGGAGCAACCACTTCTCGCCCGTCGAGCTCCTGCTCGCCGCGGTCGCCGGGTGCTCGGGCATCGACGTGGACATGCTCACCTCGCGGCTGGCCGAGCCGGAGTCCTTCGAGGTCTCGGCGGCCGCGACCAAGGTCCGGGACGAGCAGGGCAACCACCTGGGTCCGGTGACGGTCACCGTGTCCGTCACCTTCCCGCCGGGGGAGGAGGGGGACGCCGCCCGCACGCGGCTGCCGGAGGCGGTGGACCTCTCGAGGGACCGCCTGTGCACCGTGTCCCGCACGGTCCTGCTGCCCACCCCGGTCTCCTTCACGACCGGGTGA
- a CDS encoding glutamate--cysteine ligase: protein MPSMGQEVSHSEFTREQRLSFRERVLTDLDVFEQMLEGSRFDFTRPQMGLEIELNLADSETFEPALRNHDVLAELGDDDFQTEVGRYNIEMNVPPRPMAGDQAVRLERWLAQSLRRAGDAARPHQARVVAVGILPTLKADLFERPWLSDGVRYKALNDSLMRERGEGFELDIEGPTGERVCQYFDTIGPLSGCTSVQLHQQVTPQDFPVFWNAATVISSLQVAIGANSPYLFGRRLWAETRIPLFTQMTDTRSVELKHQGVRPRAYFGRSWITSIFDLFEENVRSFPALLPESSEEDSQAVLAARGVPQLRDLKLHNGTVWRWNRPIYDTSQGVPHLRVENRVLPAGPTVVDMVANACFYYGLLESFTSSGRPIWTKMAFSDVSKNFLDAAKFGISATQAWPGVGRVPAVDLIADHLLPVADDGLAALGLRREVRNHFLSVIEGRCRTRTNGASWQVAVTEAYEAAGHSREEALRRMLADYAERSDDNTPVHTWDVPSIEPADGVEVTDVA from the coding sequence ATGCCCAGCATGGGTCAAGAGGTCAGCCACAGCGAGTTCACACGGGAGCAGCGGCTCTCGTTCCGGGAGAGGGTGCTCACCGACCTGGACGTCTTCGAGCAGATGCTCGAGGGCAGCCGGTTCGACTTCACCCGCCCGCAGATGGGGCTGGAGATCGAGCTGAACCTCGCTGACTCCGAGACCTTCGAGCCGGCCCTGCGCAACCACGACGTCCTGGCCGAGCTCGGGGACGACGACTTCCAGACCGAGGTCGGGCGCTACAACATCGAGATGAACGTGCCGCCCCGGCCGATGGCCGGGGACCAGGCGGTGCGACTCGAGCGCTGGCTGGCGCAGTCGCTGCGTCGTGCCGGGGACGCCGCCCGGCCCCACCAGGCCAGGGTCGTGGCCGTCGGCATCCTGCCCACCCTCAAGGCCGACCTCTTCGAGCGCCCGTGGCTCTCGGACGGCGTGCGCTACAAGGCCCTCAACGACTCGCTCATGCGCGAGCGCGGCGAGGGGTTCGAGCTGGACATCGAGGGTCCGACCGGGGAGCGGGTCTGCCAGTACTTCGACACCATCGGTCCGCTGTCGGGCTGCACCTCCGTCCAGCTGCACCAGCAGGTCACCCCCCAGGACTTCCCCGTCTTCTGGAACGCCGCGACGGTCATCTCCTCCCTCCAGGTCGCGATCGGCGCCAACTCCCCCTACCTGTTCGGCCGCCGGCTCTGGGCCGAGACGCGGATCCCGCTCTTCACCCAGATGACCGACACCCGCTCGGTCGAGCTCAAGCACCAGGGCGTGCGACCGCGCGCCTACTTCGGGCGGTCCTGGATCACCTCGATCTTCGACCTCTTCGAGGAGAACGTCCGCTCCTTCCCCGCCCTGCTGCCCGAGTCCTCGGAGGAGGACTCCCAGGCCGTGCTCGCCGCCCGCGGCGTGCCCCAGCTGCGCGACCTCAAGCTGCACAACGGCACGGTCTGGCGGTGGAACCGCCCCATCTACGACACCAGCCAGGGCGTGCCTCACCTGCGGGTGGAGAACCGCGTGCTCCCGGCCGGTCCCACCGTCGTCGACATGGTCGCCAACGCCTGCTTCTACTACGGCCTGCTCGAGTCGTTCACGAGCAGCGGGCGACCCATCTGGACCAAGATGGCGTTCTCGGACGTGAGCAAGAACTTCCTGGACGCCGCCAAGTTCGGCATCTCGGCCACCCAGGCCTGGCCGGGTGTCGGCCGGGTCCCGGCCGTTGACCTCATCGCCGACCACCTGCTCCCGGTCGCCGACGACGGTCTGGCGGCCCTGGGTCTGCGTCGGGAGGTGCGCAACCACTTCCTGTCCGTCATCGAGGGTCGGTGCCGGACCCGCACCAACGGGGCCAGCTGGCAGGTGGCGGTCACCGAGGCCTACGAGGCGGCGGGCCACTCCCGGGAGGAGGCGCTGCGGCGGATGCTGGCCGACTACGCGGAGCGGTCCGACGACAACACGCCGGTCCACACCTGGGACGTCCCCTCCATCGAGCCCGCCGACGGCGTGGAGGTCACCGACGTCGCCTGA
- a CDS encoding MerR family transcriptional regulator yields MSHERGGPVNAGADAPGGPVQEQPPSQGMLFTQDTPALDDSIGYRGPTACGAAGVTYRQLDYWARTGLVQPSVRNPSGSGTQRLYSFRDILVLKIIKRLLDTGVSLQQIRVAVTALRERGVQDLARITLMSDGASVYECTSDDEVIDLVRGGQGVFGIAVGSVWREVEGQLAELPSERADELPGDHPADELSARRRARKTS; encoded by the coding sequence ATGTCACACGAGCGAGGAGGACCGGTGAACGCTGGCGCAGACGCACCTGGCGGGCCGGTGCAGGAGCAGCCGCCGTCCCAGGGGATGCTCTTCACGCAGGACACGCCGGCCCTGGACGACTCGATCGGCTACCGCGGCCCCACGGCGTGCGGCGCGGCCGGGGTCACCTACCGCCAGCTCGACTACTGGGCACGCACCGGCCTGGTGCAGCCCTCGGTCCGCAACCCCTCCGGGTCGGGCACCCAGCGGCTCTACAGCTTCCGAGACATCCTCGTGCTCAAGATCATCAAGCGGCTGCTCGACACCGGGGTGTCGCTGCAGCAGATCCGGGTCGCCGTGACCGCGCTGCGCGAGCGGGGGGTGCAGGACCTCGCCCGGATCACCCTCATGAGCGACGGCGCGAGCGTCTACGAGTGCACCAGCGACGACGAGGTGATCGACCTGGTCCGCGGGGGGCAGGGCGTCTTCGGCATCGCCGTCGGCAGCGTCTGGCGCGAGGTGGAGGGTCAGCTCGCCGAGCTGCCCAGCGAGCGCGCGGACGAGCTGCCCGGGGACCACCCCGCCGACGAGCTGTCCGCCCGTCGTCGCGCGCGCAAGACCTCCTGA